One genomic segment of Pandoraea sputorum includes these proteins:
- the gcvH gene encoding glycine cleavage system protein GcvH has protein sequence MANIPDNLKYTESDEWARLEADGTVTVGITDFAQESLGDIVFVELPDVGRTVAADEASTVIESVKAAADVHSPVSGEILEVNEEVPGSPDLINGDAYGNWLFRVKPSNVAELDKLLDAGAYAKKIGA, from the coding sequence ATGGCGAACATCCCCGATAACCTGAAGTACACCGAATCCGACGAATGGGCGCGTCTCGAAGCCGACGGCACCGTGACGGTCGGCATTACCGACTTCGCACAGGAATCCCTGGGCGACATCGTGTTCGTCGAACTGCCGGACGTCGGCCGCACGGTGGCCGCTGACGAAGCGTCGACCGTGATCGAATCGGTCAAGGCGGCTGCGGACGTCCACTCGCCGGTCAGCGGTGAGATCCTCGAAGTGAACGAAGAAGTGCCGGGTTCGCCCGACCTGATCAACGGCGACGCCTACGGCAACTGGCTGTTCCGCGTGAAGCCGTCGAACGTGGCCGAGCTGGACAAGCTGCTCGACGCCGGCGCTTACGCCAAGAAGATCGGCGCGTAA
- the gcvT gene encoding glycine cleavage system aminomethyltransferase GcvT, translated as MTELKRTPLNETHRAAGARMVDFGGWDMPVNYGSQIEEHNAVRTDAGMFDVSHMCVVDLHGPSCREFLRFAVANNVDKLQSPGKALYTCMLNPSGGVIDDLIIYFIAEDWFRIVVNAGTADKDLAWIGQLNAHGDYSLTITPRRDLSIVAVQGPNARAKVWQAVPGSQAVSETLKPFNAAFAKDTAFGELMIARTGYTGEDGFEVVVSSDHVAALWKALVAVGVRPAGLGARDTLRLEAGMNLYGQDMDDDVSPLDAGLGWTVEKESDRTFVGKDSLISRGQTWRFAGLVLDGKGGVLRAHQVVVTDAGDGEITSGTFSPSLQQSIAFARLPKGVPDGATVHVQIRDKQLPARVVKLPFVRHGKAVVA; from the coding sequence ATGACCGAACTCAAACGTACTCCGCTCAACGAGACGCACCGCGCAGCCGGTGCCCGCATGGTCGATTTCGGCGGCTGGGACATGCCGGTGAACTACGGCTCCCAAATCGAAGAGCACAACGCCGTGCGTACCGACGCAGGCATGTTCGACGTCTCGCATATGTGCGTGGTCGACCTGCACGGCCCGAGCTGCCGCGAATTCCTGCGCTTCGCCGTCGCCAACAACGTCGACAAGCTCCAATCCCCGGGCAAGGCGCTCTACACCTGCATGCTCAACCCGAGCGGCGGGGTGATCGACGACCTCATCATTTATTTCATCGCTGAAGACTGGTTCCGCATCGTCGTGAATGCCGGTACCGCCGACAAGGACCTCGCGTGGATCGGTCAGCTCAACGCCCACGGCGATTACAGCCTGACGATCACCCCGCGTCGCGATCTGTCGATCGTGGCCGTGCAGGGGCCGAACGCCCGCGCCAAGGTGTGGCAGGCCGTGCCGGGCAGCCAGGCGGTCAGCGAAACCCTCAAGCCGTTCAACGCCGCGTTCGCCAAAGACACCGCTTTCGGTGAACTGATGATCGCGCGCACCGGCTACACGGGTGAAGACGGCTTCGAAGTCGTTGTGAGCTCGGATCACGTGGCGGCGCTGTGGAAGGCGCTGGTCGCCGTCGGCGTGCGTCCGGCCGGTCTTGGCGCGCGCGACACGCTGCGTCTCGAAGCGGGCATGAACCTCTACGGTCAGGACATGGACGACGATGTGTCGCCGCTCGACGCCGGTCTGGGCTGGACCGTCGAAAAGGAAAGCGACCGCACGTTCGTCGGCAAGGATTCGCTGATCTCGCGCGGCCAGACGTGGCGCTTCGCCGGTCTCGTGCTCGACGGCAAAGGCGGTGTGCTGCGCGCCCATCAGGTCGTGGTGACGGACGCGGGCGACGGTGAAATCACCAGCGGCACGTTCAGTCCCAGCCTTCAGCAATCGATCGCTTTTGCCCGCCTGCCGAAGGGCGTGCCGGACGGCGCCACCGTCCATGTGCAAATTCGTGACAAGCAATTGCCCGCACGTGTGGTCAAATTACCGTTCGTGCGTCACGGCAAGGCCGTGGTGGCCTGA
- a CDS encoding UvrD-helicase domain-containing protein has translation MSSFPLNPAQNEATHYFDGPCLVLAGAGSGKTRVITQKIAWLIEAKGFEPKHIAAVTFTNKAAAEMRERVAKQLEGKTLTTPGKVGRKVPVNQLTICTFHSLGVQILRREAENVGLKPQFSILDADDCFGLIQEQLGTTDKAMIRGVQTAISLWKNGLVTPEVALAAAETADEHQAAVVYRNYMATLQAYQAVDFDDLIRLPAELFERDEEVRERWQNKLRYLLIDEYQDTNTCQYLLLKLLAGPRAAFTAVGDDDQAIYGWRGATLENLKQLQVDFPTLKVIKLEQNYRSTSRILTAANNVIAKNPKIFEKKLWSEHGLGDPITVTAMNDEEHEAESVVFRLSAHKFERRAEFRDYAILYRGNHQARIFEQVLRRERIPYVLSGGQSFFDKAEIKDLCAYLRLLANPDDDPAFIRAVTTPRRGVGSTTLEVLGSFAGQAKVSLFEAVYMGAVEARLQPRQLDPLRAFCDFIQRIAARAARDPANEVIDDLMEGIHYEAYLYDTFDERQAQSRWTTVLEFLEWMKRKGTRSETSATAEGLDSLEDHDDDAKSLMELTQTIALMSMLEGRDGDDPDAVRLSTLHASKGLEYPHVFLVGVEEGILPHIREDEEVTAEKIEEERRLMYVGITRAQRTLQLSWCKKRKRARETYTCEVSRFVPEMQLDEAPPPPPEDAPMSPKDRLASLKAMLAGGANKTPSASGA, from the coding sequence ATGTCGTCCTTTCCGCTCAATCCTGCCCAGAACGAAGCCACGCATTATTTCGATGGCCCATGCCTCGTGCTGGCCGGCGCGGGCAGCGGCAAGACGCGCGTCATCACGCAGAAGATTGCGTGGCTCATCGAAGCCAAGGGATTCGAGCCGAAGCACATCGCCGCCGTGACCTTCACGAACAAGGCCGCCGCGGAAATGCGCGAGCGGGTGGCGAAGCAACTCGAAGGCAAGACGCTTACCACGCCGGGCAAGGTCGGGCGAAAGGTGCCCGTCAATCAACTCACCATCTGTACGTTTCACTCGCTGGGCGTGCAGATCCTGCGACGCGAAGCGGAAAATGTCGGCCTCAAACCGCAGTTCTCGATTCTCGACGCCGACGACTGTTTCGGCCTGATTCAGGAACAGCTCGGCACGACCGATAAGGCAATGATTCGCGGCGTGCAAACCGCCATCTCCCTGTGGAAGAACGGCCTCGTCACACCGGAAGTGGCGCTCGCCGCCGCCGAGACGGCCGACGAACATCAGGCGGCTGTCGTCTATCGCAATTACATGGCGACGTTGCAGGCCTATCAGGCGGTCGACTTCGACGATCTGATCCGCCTGCCCGCCGAACTCTTCGAGCGCGACGAGGAAGTACGCGAGCGCTGGCAGAACAAGCTGCGCTATCTGCTCATCGACGAGTATCAGGACACCAACACCTGTCAGTACCTGCTGCTCAAGCTGCTTGCCGGGCCGCGCGCGGCGTTCACCGCCGTGGGCGACGACGATCAGGCGATCTACGGCTGGCGCGGTGCGACGCTGGAGAACCTCAAGCAGTTGCAAGTCGACTTCCCGACGCTCAAGGTCATCAAGCTCGAACAGAATTACCGCTCGACGTCGCGCATCCTGACGGCGGCGAACAATGTCATCGCGAAAAATCCGAAAATCTTCGAGAAGAAGCTCTGGAGTGAACACGGTCTGGGCGATCCCATCACCGTCACCGCGATGAACGACGAGGAGCACGAAGCCGAGTCGGTCGTCTTCCGTCTGTCCGCACACAAGTTCGAGCGCCGCGCGGAATTTCGCGACTACGCCATCCTTTATCGCGGCAACCATCAGGCGCGCATCTTCGAACAGGTGCTGCGCCGTGAGCGCATTCCGTACGTACTCTCGGGTGGTCAGTCGTTTTTCGATAAGGCGGAAATCAAGGATCTCTGCGCGTATCTGCGACTGCTCGCGAATCCCGACGACGATCCCGCATTCATCCGTGCCGTAACGACGCCGCGCCGGGGCGTGGGCAGCACCACGCTCGAAGTGCTGGGCAGCTTTGCGGGTCAGGCGAAGGTGTCGCTGTTCGAAGCGGTCTATATGGGCGCGGTCGAAGCGCGCCTGCAACCGCGTCAGCTCGACCCGCTGCGCGCGTTCTGCGATTTCATTCAGCGCATCGCAGCGCGGGCCGCCCGCGATCCGGCCAACGAGGTCATCGACGACCTCATGGAAGGCATTCACTACGAGGCTTATCTCTACGACACGTTCGACGAGCGTCAGGCGCAATCGCGCTGGACCACCGTGCTCGAATTTCTCGAATGGATGAAGCGCAAGGGCACGCGCAGCGAGACGTCGGCAACCGCCGAAGGTCTCGATTCGCTGGAAGACCACGACGACGACGCCAAGAGCCTCATGGAACTCACGCAGACCATCGCGCTGATGTCGATGCTCGAAGGCCGCGATGGCGACGATCCGGACGCCGTGCGTCTGTCGACGCTGCACGCGTCGAAGGGCCTGGAGTATCCGCACGTGTTTCTCGTCGGCGTAGAAGAAGGCATCCTGCCGCACATTCGCGAAGACGAGGAAGTGACCGCCGAGAAGATCGAAGAGGAGCGCCGCTTGATGTACGTCGGCATCACGCGCGCGCAGCGCACGTTGCAACTGTCGTGGTGCAAGAAGCGCAAGCGCGCCCGCGAGACGTACACCTGCGAAGTCTCGCGATTTGTGCCCGAAATGCAACTGGACGAAGCGCCGCCCCCGCCGCCCGAAGACGCGCCCATGTCGCCCAAGGACCGGCTCGCCAGCCTCAAGGCGATGCTCGCCGGTGGCGCGAACAAGACGCCGTCGGCGTCGGGCGCTTAA
- a CDS encoding metallophosphoesterase, protein MRLHILSDLHLSVAPLAIPDVEADVTILAGDISRPAQAIEWATQLPRPVIYVPGNHEFYGATLAGTLAELRRLTVGTNVHLLERGAVVIGGVRFVGTTLWTDFALYDAEGKHDAAVEESRKFVRDFTRIRVGDPAAPWSDLPFFSPDDCAALCRENVAWLARTFAAPHDGPTVAITHHAPTPQSIHPRFAGSLVNPAFISDLTALIEQSDAALWIHGHTHDSFDYRVGHTRVMCNPRGYCFEGRVENPAFDPHMIVRV, encoded by the coding sequence GTGAGACTGCATATTCTGTCCGACCTGCATTTGTCCGTGGCGCCGTTGGCCATCCCCGACGTCGAGGCCGACGTCACGATCCTCGCCGGTGACATCAGCCGCCCGGCGCAAGCCATCGAATGGGCGACGCAATTGCCGCGCCCCGTCATCTACGTTCCCGGTAATCACGAGTTCTACGGCGCGACGCTCGCTGGCACGCTGGCCGAATTGCGACGTCTGACGGTCGGCACCAACGTGCATCTGCTCGAACGCGGTGCGGTCGTCATCGGCGGCGTGCGCTTCGTCGGCACAACGTTATGGACGGACTTTGCGCTTTACGACGCCGAGGGCAAACACGACGCTGCCGTCGAAGAGTCGCGGAAGTTCGTGCGCGACTTCACGCGTATTCGCGTCGGCGATCCCGCCGCACCGTGGTCCGATCTGCCGTTCTTTTCGCCGGACGACTGTGCGGCGCTGTGTCGCGAGAACGTGGCCTGGCTCGCACGCACCTTTGCCGCACCCCACGATGGCCCGACGGTGGCCATCACGCATCACGCGCCGACACCGCAGAGCATTCACCCGCGCTTTGCGGGCTCCCTCGTCAATCCGGCATTCATTTCGGATCTGACCGCGCTCATCGAACAATCCGACGCCGCGCTGTGGATCCACGGCCATACGCACGATTCGTTCGACTATCGCGTCGGGCACACGCGGGTGATGTGCAATCCGCGCGGTTACTGCTTCGAGGGACGCGTCGAAAATCCGGCCTTCGATCCGCACATGATTGTGCGCGTGTAA
- a CDS encoding c-type cytochrome → MSEAHNEHESLIKTPKQLIAAVIAGFLVPIVIIVLLVNYVGNNALTGAGSSAMTEKAIAERIAPVAHVEVKDANAPRVYQTGEQLYKAVCAACHASGVAGAPKVGSSEDWAPRIKPGYDDMLKIALAGKGGMPARGGTNPDDVTDYEIGRAIVYMANASGGKLQEPAAPTAPASGAAAASGAAAPAAASGADAGSAAAAAAAMASLKTAAPAAASAGGTVDAGKKLYDTVCMACHAAGVAGAPKFGDKAAWAPRIATGIETLHNAALKGLNAMPPKGGAANASDDDVKAAVDYMVSAAK, encoded by the coding sequence ATGAGTGAAGCACATAACGAGCACGAGTCCCTGATTAAAACACCCAAGCAGCTCATCGCCGCAGTCATCGCCGGTTTTCTCGTCCCGATCGTCATCATCGTTTTGCTGGTCAATTACGTGGGCAACAACGCCCTGACCGGCGCCGGTAGTTCCGCCATGACGGAAAAAGCCATTGCCGAGCGCATTGCGCCCGTGGCGCACGTCGAGGTCAAAGACGCCAACGCACCGCGCGTCTATCAAACTGGCGAACAACTCTATAAGGCCGTCTGCGCGGCTTGCCACGCGTCCGGTGTGGCAGGCGCGCCGAAAGTCGGCTCCTCCGAAGACTGGGCCCCGCGCATCAAGCCCGGTTACGACGACATGCTCAAGATCGCGTTGGCGGGCAAAGGTGGCATGCCCGCGCGCGGGGGTACCAACCCCGACGACGTGACGGACTACGAAATCGGCCGCGCCATCGTCTATATGGCGAACGCGTCGGGCGGCAAGTTGCAGGAGCCTGCCGCGCCGACGGCACCGGCCTCGGGTGCCGCCGCAGCATCGGGTGCTGCGGCACCGGCTGCCGCTTCGGGCGCCGACGCAGGCTCGGCCGCAGCGGCTGCGGCAGCGATGGCGTCGCTCAAGACGGCCGCCCCGGCCGCCGCCAGCGCAGGGGGCACCGTCGACGCCGGCAAGAAGCTCTACGACACCGTGTGTATGGCTTGCCACGCGGCCGGCGTGGCAGGTGCGCCGAAGTTCGGCGACAAGGCCGCGTGGGCCCCGCGTATCGCGACCGGCATCGAGACGCTGCACAACGCCGCACTCAAAGGCCTGAACGCCATGCCGCCGAAGGGCGGGGCAGCCAACGCGTCGGACGACGACGTCAAGGCGGCCGTCGACTATATGGTGAGCGCGGCGAAGTAA
- a CDS encoding autotransporter outer membrane beta-barrel domain-containing protein, which yields MVRHTSGRIAQGAPRATPTFSTHQATSSPDLIPDLIPDFIPAFIPLPTQRPTRGRSRAKFIRTAGSAAVALALASTAAPVWAACTVTDITGCGAAGGAGFPGRSGAGGAGNGQGGGSSHLDASTVTVQDPGHWGTNGTGGGGAVGDFTGATPNGPATTVTSSNFVVNGSITGDSGNTGPGGTNFASGGNGGNTGLYYPGSDITVTGPGSITGGAGGSGGNAVNGVTGNAGGGGGGGSGMTSAGSIAVITNNGMITGGAGGNGGNGGFGGGGGAGGDGLLSLGGSATITNVGTGAITGGSGGLAGSGASGNGANGAGGIGVNLAGTRNVLLNAGTISGGSGTGGGVGVVTRGLDSIWNSGLIIGAITGPSGARAAAIEFGGTSNALYLMSGSSILGNLLFDAGASATIAAQNAGLTLNNDIVLSDAASVATFSTATNDLSASGVISGAGSLNVVGVNRLTMSGANTFTGATTITGGTLALSGNGSLAASSGVVVNSTLDISAVTAGTSLKALSGAGTVWLGAQSLSLTNAAGTFAGVINGTGGVRLAAGTQTLTGINAYTGATTIDNGATLKLSGSGSVAASGGVTNNGTLDLSATTNGASLTALTGSGVVALGARTLTLTNASGVFSGVIDGTGGLTLNGGTQTLSGANTYSGATTLNGGTLALIGAGKLAPTAALSLIGNATFDVSSATGAQTFAGLSGASGTQVLIGANTLTLDSTTDSTYAGQLVGSGVFVKQGTGMLVLNGVSPTFSGTTTIGAGTLEVGDASHDSASLGGDVNVGVQGTLRGHGTILGNLLSSGIVAPGGSIGTLRVAGNYSQASNATLAIEVSPTAASLLKVSGSATLNGVLAITYDPGTYSATRYTVLSAANGLSGRFSSVTGTLAAGANLGSLQSSVAYGANDVTLSLSDPTSGTPGNVDPSAPSTPVVIAPTHTSIFTALGTAALMNAQSATSAILDRATRREPGTGLATGDSGNSAGAPRISSVWASATGLHGRVSGKDTQPGFQENQYGFLAGAEKRVAQNTFGLAGGYSHADLSEAGTASTGTRDTLRLAAYASRETGPVDVAATIGYGLHFLSQKRPFVNVGTAEGDHIGQEFTAAAQASMPFSLGGIVMTPRIGLRYAYFHANGFDESGAGGQNLRVGTDNTRSLQPFVGMTFDKSFGDAQRPMSVQFRVAYAHELLDGARAISVASQDGTLFVAPGTDLPRGFLTLGASFSVTLARHLDVSLAYDALVNTARASSQAGSLRMSYRF from the coding sequence GTGGTCCGACACACCTCCGGGCGAATCGCTCAAGGCGCGCCCCGCGCCACGCCGACGTTTTCGACGCATCAGGCAACGTCGTCGCCAGATCTCATTCCGGATCTCATTCCGGATTTCATCCCGGCATTCATCCCGCTCCCCACCCAACGCCCGACTCGCGGCCGCTCGCGCGCAAAATTCATTCGCACCGCCGGCAGTGCGGCCGTCGCGTTGGCGCTGGCGAGTACGGCGGCCCCAGTCTGGGCAGCCTGCACCGTCACCGACATCACGGGCTGCGGCGCAGCGGGCGGCGCGGGTTTCCCCGGACGCAGCGGCGCGGGCGGTGCCGGTAACGGTCAGGGCGGGGGTTCCAGCCATCTGGACGCCAGCACCGTAACCGTTCAGGACCCGGGCCACTGGGGCACCAACGGCACCGGTGGCGGCGGCGCGGTGGGCGACTTCACCGGCGCGACGCCCAACGGGCCTGCAACGACAGTCACAAGCTCTAACTTTGTCGTCAACGGATCGATCACGGGCGATTCCGGCAACACCGGACCGGGCGGCACCAACTTCGCCAGCGGCGGCAACGGTGGCAACACGGGGTTGTATTACCCCGGTAGCGACATCACGGTCACCGGTCCGGGATCGATCACCGGCGGAGCCGGGGGCAGCGGCGGCAATGCCGTCAACGGGGTGACGGGAAACGCCGGCGGGGGCGGCGGCGGGGGAAGCGGGATGACGTCGGCCGGGTCGATTGCCGTCATTACTAACAACGGGATGATTACCGGTGGCGCAGGGGGCAATGGGGGTAATGGCGGCTTCGGCGGCGGTGGCGGCGCGGGCGGTGACGGCCTGCTCTCCCTTGGCGGCAGCGCCACCATCACCAACGTCGGTACCGGCGCGATCACCGGAGGTTCGGGCGGCTTGGCCGGCTCCGGCGCTTCCGGTAACGGCGCCAATGGTGCCGGAGGTATCGGTGTCAATCTCGCAGGAACACGCAACGTTCTCCTTAATGCCGGGACGATCTCGGGTGGCTCCGGCACCGGGGGCGGTGTCGGCGTCGTGACGCGCGGCCTGGATTCGATCTGGAACTCGGGCCTCATCATCGGTGCGATAACCGGCCCCAGCGGCGCGCGCGCGGCAGCGATCGAGTTCGGCGGTACGAGCAATGCGCTCTACCTGATGAGCGGCTCGTCCATCCTTGGGAATTTGCTGTTCGACGCCGGGGCAAGCGCCACTATTGCCGCGCAGAACGCCGGATTGACACTGAACAACGACATCGTGCTAAGCGACGCCGCGTCGGTCGCCACCTTCTCCACCGCGACAAACGACCTGTCCGCCTCGGGTGTCATTTCGGGCGCAGGTTCACTGAACGTCGTCGGCGTCAACAGATTGACGATGTCGGGGGCCAATACCTTTACCGGTGCGACGACGATCACCGGCGGCACGCTCGCCTTGTCGGGCAACGGCAGCCTCGCCGCGTCGTCCGGTGTCGTCGTGAACTCGACACTCGACATCTCTGCCGTCACGGCGGGGACATCCCTCAAGGCGCTCTCCGGCGCGGGCACCGTGTGGCTCGGTGCGCAATCGCTGTCGCTCACCAATGCCGCGGGCACGTTCGCAGGTGTTATCAATGGCACGGGCGGGGTGCGTCTGGCCGCCGGTACGCAGACGCTCACGGGCATCAATGCCTATACCGGCGCGACCACGATTGACAACGGCGCGACGCTCAAACTCAGCGGCAGCGGTAGTGTCGCCGCATCCGGCGGGGTAACCAACAACGGGACGCTCGATCTATCGGCGACAACGAACGGTGCGTCGCTCACAGCCCTCACCGGCAGCGGCGTAGTGGCGCTCGGCGCACGCACGCTCACGCTCACGAACGCCTCGGGCGTCTTCTCCGGCGTCATCGACGGAACCGGCGGACTCACGCTCAATGGGGGCACGCAGACGCTCTCCGGCGCAAACACGTACAGCGGCGCGACCACCCTGAACGGCGGCACACTCGCCCTGATCGGCGCAGGCAAACTTGCCCCGACCGCAGCGCTCTCGCTTATCGGCAACGCCACGTTCGACGTTTCGTCCGCTACCGGCGCGCAGACCTTTGCCGGGCTGTCCGGCGCGAGCGGCACGCAAGTGCTTATCGGCGCCAACACGCTGACGCTCGACTCAACGACCGACAGCACGTACGCGGGCCAACTCGTGGGGAGTGGCGTCTTCGTCAAACAAGGTACCGGCATGCTGGTGCTCAACGGCGTAAGCCCCACATTTTCCGGCACGACCACCATCGGCGCGGGCACGCTGGAAGTTGGCGACGCCAGCCATGACAGCGCATCGCTCGGCGGCGACGTGAACGTCGGCGTGCAAGGGACGTTGCGCGGACACGGCACGATTCTTGGCAACCTCTTGAGCAGTGGGATCGTCGCGCCCGGCGGATCCATCGGCACACTGCGTGTCGCCGGGAACTACTCGCAGGCTTCGAACGCTACGCTCGCCATCGAAGTGAGCCCGACGGCCGCATCTCTGCTGAAGGTCTCGGGAAGCGCAACGTTGAACGGCGTGCTGGCAATCACTTACGATCCCGGCACGTATTCAGCCACGCGTTACACGGTGCTTAGCGCAGCGAACGGTCTGAGCGGGCGTTTCTCGTCGGTCACTGGCACGCTGGCGGCTGGCGCGAATCTCGGTAGCCTGCAATCGTCCGTGGCATACGGTGCGAACGATGTCACGCTCTCCCTGTCCGACCCGACCTCCGGCACGCCGGGCAACGTCGACCCGTCAGCGCCGTCCACGCCGGTGGTCATCGCACCGACGCACACGAGCATCTTTACGGCGTTGGGTACTGCCGCGCTGATGAATGCCCAGTCTGCCACGTCGGCGATTCTCGATCGCGCAACACGGCGCGAGCCCGGCACCGGCCTTGCCACGGGCGACTCCGGCAATTCGGCAGGCGCGCCACGCATCTCATCGGTGTGGGCGAGTGCCACGGGGCTGCATGGCCGGGTGTCCGGCAAGGACACACAACCCGGTTTCCAGGAAAATCAATATGGCTTTCTCGCCGGTGCGGAGAAACGCGTGGCGCAAAACACCTTCGGGCTGGCGGGCGGCTATTCTCATGCCGACCTCTCCGAAGCGGGCACGGCAAGCACCGGCACTCGCGACACATTGCGACTTGCCGCCTATGCGAGCCGTGAGACGGGGCCGGTCGATGTGGCCGCCACGATCGGCTACGGTCTGCATTTTCTGTCGCAGAAGCGGCCGTTCGTGAATGTCGGCACGGCCGAGGGCGATCACATCGGGCAGGAATTCACGGCTGCGGCTCAGGCGAGCATGCCGTTTTCTCTGGGTGGAATCGTCATGACGCCAAGGATTGGCCTGCGTTACGCCTACTTCCATGCCAACGGCTTCGACGAAAGCGGCGCTGGCGGCCAAAACCTTCGCGTGGGGACCGACAACACCCGAAGCCTGCAACCGTTTGTCGGCATGACCTTTGACAAGTCGTTCGGCGACGCACAGCGGCCGATGAGTGTTCAATTCCGTGTGGCGTATGCGCATGAACTGCTCGATGGCGCACGCGCGATCTCGGTGGCGTCGCAGGACGGCACCCTGTTCGTCGCGCCGGGCACGGATCTACCTCGCGGATTCCTCACGCTCGGCGCAAGTTTCAGCGTCACGCTCGCCAGACACCTTGACGTATCCCTCGCGTATGACGCGCTCGTCAACACGGCGCGCGCATCTTCGCAAGCCGGCAGCCTCAGGATGAGCTATCGATTCTGA
- a CDS encoding flagellar basal body L-ring protein FlgH — MSKLSMLPSAATRVLTRTLTWLAVIASASVALSGCSGPQVTATPMAVMPMPRVANVQTGGSIYQSTTATNWFETPVAHRIGDLLTIAVSENSTGSSKSQSDTSRNASMTAKSAKADGADSVLERWFNIGQQASSFKGNGTNTSSSAMTGTIAVAIVEVLPNGAYVVGGEKQVMQGRNMETFRFTGVVNKFDISPANVVASSKVGQARVARVDDGQVADGSNGGWLQTILLGVSPF; from the coding sequence ATGTCGAAACTGTCGATGCTACCGAGCGCGGCAACGCGCGTTCTGACCCGCACGCTGACCTGGCTGGCGGTGATCGCGAGCGCAAGTGTCGCGCTCAGCGGTTGTTCCGGCCCGCAGGTCACGGCAACGCCGATGGCGGTCATGCCGATGCCGCGCGTCGCCAACGTCCAGACCGGCGGATCCATTTACCAGTCCACCACGGCGACGAACTGGTTCGAAACCCCGGTGGCGCACCGCATCGGGGACTTGCTGACGATTGCCGTCTCGGAAAACTCCACGGGCAGCAGCAAATCGCAGAGCGATACGTCGCGCAACGCGAGCATGACGGCCAAGAGCGCCAAGGCGGACGGGGCCGATTCGGTGCTGGAGCGCTGGTTCAACATCGGCCAGCAGGCGAGCAGTTTCAAGGGCAACGGCACGAACACGTCGAGTTCCGCGATGACCGGGACGATTGCCGTGGCGATCGTGGAAGTGCTGCCCAATGGCGCTTACGTGGTCGGCGGGGAAAAGCAGGTCATGCAGGGACGCAATATGGAAACGTTCCGCTTCACCGGCGTGGTCAACAAGTTCGATATCTCGCCCGCCAACGTGGTGGCGTCGAGCAAGGTCGGGCAGGCCAGGGTGGCGCGCGTTGACGATGGTCAGGTCGCCGATGGCAGCAACGGCGGCTGGCTGCAGACGATTCTCCTTGGCGTTTCACCGTTCTGA
- a CDS encoding ATP-binding protein, with the protein MNSGITRKLFLAIFATGLVTMAATTVVVRAAMGGHTWLRGDNVMYLAILGIALLGAVALRLAQRLLVPVTPLLEATHRMAMGDYSVRAPTAGADELARLAVDLNRLADTLAQNDRLRRNLLADISHELRTPLSILRGEIEAMEDGVRPLTQDALASLRVEISLLSKLIDDLYELSLSDVGALTYEFAPVDMTERVATSVAAFGDWFEAKGIALNVHLPDDTLTVDGDLHRLTQLIGNLFENSLRYTDGGGAVRVYLSATETQLRLEIEDSAPGVPDDALPRLFERLFRVEASRSRRSGGAGLGLALCKHIVEAHGGQIAARHSPLGGLALAITLPRQNPAAPGAGASTSTACALSAAASCFGTQALTTLS; encoded by the coding sequence ATGAATTCAGGCATCACCCGAAAGCTGTTCCTCGCGATTTTCGCGACGGGGCTGGTCACCATGGCGGCCACGACGGTCGTCGTGCGTGCAGCTATGGGCGGACACACCTGGTTGCGCGGCGACAACGTGATGTATCTGGCGATCCTCGGCATCGCCCTGCTCGGCGCCGTCGCGCTGCGGCTCGCCCAGCGTCTGCTCGTGCCCGTCACGCCGCTGCTCGAAGCCACGCACCGCATGGCGATGGGCGACTACAGCGTGCGCGCGCCGACCGCCGGGGCGGACGAACTCGCGCGGCTCGCCGTCGACCTGAACCGTCTGGCCGACACGCTGGCTCAGAACGACCGCCTGCGCCGCAATCTGCTCGCCGACATCTCCCACGAACTGCGCACGCCGCTGTCGATCTTGCGCGGCGAAATCGAAGCGATGGAAGACGGGGTGCGCCCGCTCACGCAGGACGCGCTCGCCTCGCTGCGTGTCGAGATCTCGCTGCTCTCCAAGCTGATCGACGACCTGTACGAACTGTCGCTCTCCGATGTGGGCGCGCTGACCTACGAGTTCGCGCCAGTCGACATGACCGAGCGCGTCGCGACATCGGTCGCCGCCTTTGGCGACTGGTTCGAGGCGAAGGGCATTGCGCTGAACGTGCACCTCCCGGACGACACGCTCACGGTCGACGGCGACCTGCACCGCCTGACGCAGCTCATCGGCAATCTGTTTGAGAATTCGTTGCGTTATACCGACGGCGGCGGCGCAGTCCGCGTCTATCTGTCGGCGACCGAGACACAATTGCGTCTGGAGATCGAAGACTCCGCGCCCGGCGTGCCGGACGACGCCCTGCCTCGCCTGTTCGAGCGTCTTTTCCGGGTGGAAGCGTCGCGCAGTCGGCGCAGCGGCGGTGCGGGCCTCGGACTCGCGCTTTGCAAACATATTGTCGAAGCGCACGGCGGTCAGATCGCCGCGCGACACTCGCCGCTGGGCGGCCTGGCGCTGGCGATCACCCTGCCGCGTCAGAACCCGGCCGCCCCCGGCGCTGGAGCATCGACATCGACGGCCTGCGCACTCAGCGCGGCCGCCAGCTGTTTTGGCACCCAAGCCCTGACGACCCTGAGTTGA